The Megalobrama amblycephala isolate DHTTF-2021 linkage group LG8, ASM1881202v1, whole genome shotgun sequence region GACATGTAATGATTATGTGAGACATGTGATGATGCAGTGAGACAGGCGTGATGATGACGCAGTGAGACGAGATGCTGTGTGATGATGCAGTGAGACAGGCGATGATGCAGTGAGACGTGATGATACATGAGTGAGACAGTGATGATGCAGTGAGACAGGTGATGATGCAGTGAGACATGATGATACAGTGAGACATGATGATGCAGTGAGACAGGTGATGATGCAGTGAGACAGGTGATGATTATGTGAGACAGGTAATGATTATGTGAGACGTGATGATACAGTGAGACGTGATGATGCAGTGAGACAGGTGATGATTATGTGAAACAGGTGATGATGCAGTGAGACGTGATGATGCCGTTAGACGTGATGATGCAGCAAGACATGTAATGATTATGTGAGACAGGTGATGATGCAGCGAGACGTGATGATGCGAGATGTGAGACGTGATGATGCAGTGAGAAGTGATGATGCAGTGAGACAGGTGATGATGATGTGAGACAGGTGATGATTATGTGAGACAGGTGATGATGCAGCGAGACGTGATGATGCCGTGAGACATGTGATGATGCAGTGAGACAGGTGATGATTGTGTGAGACAGGTAATGATGCAGTGAGACATGTGATGATGCCGTGAGACATGTGATGATGCAGTGAGAAGTGATGATGCAGTGAGACAGGTGATGATGATGTGAGACAGGTGATGATGCAGTGAGACAGGTGATGATGATGTGAGACAGGTGATGATGCAGTGAGACGTGATGATGCAATGAGACGTGAAGATGCCATTAGATGTGATGATGCAGTGAGAGAGGAGATGATGCTGAGACGTGATGATGCAGTGAGACATGTGGTGATGATGCAGTAAGACGTGATGATGCAGTAAGACAGGAGATGATGCAGTGAGACAGGTGATGATGCAGTGAGACAGGTGATGATGCAGTGAGACAGGTGATGATGCAGCGAGACAGGTGATGCAGTGAGACATGTGATGATGCAGTGAGATGTGATGATGTAGTAAGAGAGATGATGCTGTGAGAGATGATGATGCCATGAGACAGGTGACGTAGTAAGACAGGTGATGATTCAGTGAGACAGATGATGTAGTTAAATAATGCAGTGAGAAATGATGATGCAGTGAGACAGGTGTTGATGCAGTAAGGCTGTTTATATTAGAGTGAGACAGTGCtgctgacagacagacagacgggtATTTAGATGTTTCCAGCTCCGCTGAGAAATTTCACACCTGCTGAAAGGTGACCACACACATACCTGTCGTCACCTTTCAGCGTGTGTGAAATGTTCTCAGCGGAGCTGGAAGCGTCTCAGTacccgtctgtctgtccgtcagCAGCACTGTCTCACTATATGTGATTCCTCATATATGCAGGGAATATTGAGAGTGTTTGTGCATCAGATGATGATTATGATGTCATCAGGACTGAGGCATACATGCTGCTTCATCCTACAGATATTagtgacgtgtgtgtgtgtgtgtgtttgatctcAGAGATCAGTGGAATAAGGGTAATCCTGTCAGACACGCTCCTAATCACttacactcactcacacacactcacgtgTGGAGAACAGCGAATTATGTAATGCAGTTATGcaacatacatgcatacagcaGCAAAACAgagagtgagagtgagtgtgtgcagAGAAGTGCAGTTATCCTACAGGGGAAGAGAGATCATGTGACAGGGGTCAGAGGTCAGGGGTCAGCTGCAGGTTCAGCGCTCACAAACCAACATCAGCACCAACTTTCATCATTTGGGGCTGGAGGGGTAATATTTAAacctaatatttaataatattgtatagtattttataaaatagaaaacataaaatatactattctataaaatatacttataatattttatataaaatttgtatttttaagagttttgctgaattttcagcatcattactccagtcttcagtttcacatgatccttcagaaatcattctaatatgatgatttgctgctcaagaaacatttatgattattatcaatgttgaaaacagttcatatttctgtggaaaccatCATTTTATTCTTCAGGATTCTTGgatgaagttcaaaagaatcacatttacttgaaatagtaacattataaatgtttacttttgatcattttaatgtgtccttgatgaataaaagtattaatttagttaaaaatatatatttgtatttgaacagtagtgtatcgAATGACTTGATGACGTCATTCAGAAGGAACTATTGAGctcttttctcataatttatgTTTCCATGGTAACAGTGTCTTCTCTAATTGGTGGATCTCAGGATTATGGGTAGTGAATCAGAAAAATGGACAGAATCAGAAATAATCACTGAAAAACTGCTTGCCTTTTTATTaatgtctctgtctgtctctctcaggTAATTTTAGAGGCATGTGTAAACACATCGAACACTTTCCTGAAGATGCGGACTATGAAGCCGACGCATCAGAGTATTTCCTGCGTAAGTcaaacatgcatgtgtgtgtgtgatgatgatggtgagatGAAGAgcgtgcgagagagagagagagagagagagcggatAATGCTTTGGTGCTCAGAGCTGCTGCTGCTCTTTTAAGTGTTTAATTAGGTCACTTATTTCTATAAATATTTCACTGCAGTTTATATGGGTCAAAACTCTGAAATGCCCTGCACTCGTCCTCATCTCTTCATCCTCACTCAATACAGAATGAAAGAGACACAGATGCTGTAATATTCAACTGTatgaagcacacacacacatttatatattatataaaactgATTATAAAGACTACAGAtacctttttacatttttagaataaaaagaacatctattattattatcagtcaGATATACGTCCGTTCTGTGTTCCTGAACTAAACACACAGATCAATGAGTGATGTCATGTCACTGGACAGGAAGTGGTGACCTCATGCTGTGATGtcatcagtcaatcaatcatgTGGTTTCTGGCAGcattatcacacacacacacagtgtataCATCTCTTGACTAGAGGTCAGAGTTGAGGGAAGGACACATGTATAATTAATAATGCAGTGTGTGATGAAGGAATAGCGGCGAGGAGAGGCAGATGAAGTGGAGATCTGAGCTGAACGGAGGACAAACAGTATCGAGAATCAGACAGAAAGGGAACGAACCCGTTTTctgaactttgtttttttggaaTCAGCAGTTTATCAGGCACAGAGACATCTGAGAGATGAGTATGTGAGCCAATCAGACGCAGTGATGAAGGTCATGCCTGCCGttcagactgtgtgtgtgtgtacaggtgCGGTTCGGGCCTCCAGTATTTTCCCCATCCTCAGTGTCATCCTGCTGTTCATGGGTGGACTCTGTGTCGCCGCCAGCGAGTTCCAGAAGTCTCGACACAACATCATCCTCAGCGCGGGAATCTTCTTTGTATCTGCAGGTGAGTGAGTTCTTACGAATTTTCTTCTTGTACCTTCTAACAGTGAATCAGAAGCAGTTTGTGATGgttaggcatgtgacggtatcaaattttcatgttgcgattaattgctgaagcttttatcacagtATATGTTATTATCACTCACgatattgcaaaaaaaagtgttgtcagtaggctataacaggtttaagaactgtttttgtaaaaacaaaaagaactctgaatgtttaaatacaataatacaatacacacaaaatatatatataaagtgaaattttcaaaaagattaaagtgcaaaagaattaggctataaagaacaacagacaacactttagaataaggtctcattatttaatgcattaactaagattgagcaatagctacatttgttacagaatgtgttatttttagttaatgttagttaagaaacacaactgatcattgttagtttgatctcaggtccattaaataagttcttttgattttagtaatgttattaaacagtaactaaaaaattaacattaactaagaataattaatgctttataagtatttttcattgtcagtttggtaataatgaattaacatgttaactaatgaagccgtatgtctcaaagttttactgaacaataacaaataatcacaacatttctaatcattagggcatgttgtagtccagattaaaatataaaatgtttaagtttgaaaataaatagtctattaagtctttaagtattaagtatttgtATAAGTAAATGAAttgctgtttgaagcattttaaaaccTTCACTAGCAGCAGCTTTGTTAAtgggtttccggggtaaccgctgcatttctgctgttccatcagcgacctctgctgtcagagagtgaatgtgcactttcattcactcgttcaaaattcgcatttagaagatataagcgttcaaaacttacagtctctcacttccggcaatatggatcaatgattttgatgacatcacaCTGCACTGCAGCATCTCAtcagatcttctgtccaatcaaatgctctctagaatctaaagAGTCCTGccccctacattataaataaacGCTGAAGCTGCGGCTAAAAATCGGTTACTTGTTTTCACAATTAatattttctacatggtgaatggcacatagtgcactatataggggatagggAACGATTAAGAGAGTGTAATTATGCTTTCCATTGGGGCGAATGAAGTCTGGTTTTCACATTAGTGTCATGTGAACTGCCGCAGCGCGCACAGTTTGCTCCAGTGACAAATTGGGTCCCCCCTGGAAATCGGGTCTCAATTACGATCCCATTGGTTTAAATAGCTTTTAATAGGTACTCTCTTTAGCGCCTGTTTACAATTCCTACAAAATCATGTTATGATAAATGCTGTTTCAACTACGTTATAATGGCCATTAGTTAGCTTATGTACTAGCTTAGCATACAGATACCCGATTAGCCTGATAGCTTAGTTTATATGTACATTTGCACTTACCCTACATGTATTCACAATCATctttaatgtaattatattttaagataaagggttagttcacccaaaaatgaaaattctgtcattaattactcaccctcatgccgtggccaaattaagatatttttgatgaaatccgatggctcagtgaggcctgcatagccagcaatgacatttcctctctcaagatccattaatgtactaaaaacatatttaaatcagttcatgtgagtacagtggttcaatattaatattataaagccacaagaatatttttgatgcgccaaaaaaacaaaataacgacttatttagtgatggccgatttcaaaacactgcttcaggaagattcagagcgttatgaatcttttgtgtcgaatcatgattcggatcgcgtgtcaaaccgccaaactgctgaaatcacgtgactttggcgatccgaaccactgattcgacacaaaagagtcataacgctccgaagcttctttgagtaattaatgacataattttcatttttgggtgaactaaccctttaatgttaaatgtccaaatatttcagttataaatataacaaattaatgatgttcaattattcacttaataggctattataataatttattaattaacagTTAAGAACAGTAAGAAATTACATTCAGTTGGTTTTATTATGCACTAAATTGTTTTCTTATGCATAATATAGTAAGCTATATGGGTATTTTAAATTCGTAATATTTGTATGTACTTAGGATAATCATTAACTGACAATTTGGGGAGACCCTTTTTGAGGGAGAACCGGATTTGTCACGACACGAATCACATGCGTGAGTCGGTGAGAACACAAAACATATCGAATTCTGCTCAGAAttctatattttaaagcaaattggaggagattaggaggaaaACTGAGGCTTTACCAAGCTCAACAGCTCTGtccgagctgtgatataaactaaacgctattggctattttaaaaaaggggaggagctgtttgatatgtcccgccctgtcttcctgtttcagtggaaattacgtcaacacattgaataatgctgcgcgtTTCGGTGGGCCTTTAATAttgttctcaaaacgttagcGCAATATAGTTCATTGAACGTTTTTCTTCACATTTTAGTTGGGTGTTTGTCTAAATGTTACAGTTTGTTttagaacgttcagagaacattcaaaagtaacgttcccataatgtttgcacaACCAAGTAGAAACGTTTAAAAAACTgcacattcagagaacattcgaaaaaaaataacgttttcataacgTTAGCAAAACGTTCTTAGCAAAAGCTGGCATGTGATTGTGAGTTCTGTCTGTGTGTCCATCCTCAGGTCTGAGTAACATCATCGGGATAATCGTGTACATATCAGCCAACGCAGGAGACCCGTCCAAGAGCGACTCGAAAAAGAACAGCTACTCGTACGGCTGGAGTTTTTATTTCGGCGCGCTGTCCTTCATCATGGCGGAGATGGTGGGCGTTCTGGCCGTGCACATGTTCATCGACCGCCATCGGGAGCTACGCGCGGCCCGTGCGCGGACGGGCGTCGGAGACTATCTGCAGGGATCAGCCATCACCAGAATCCCCAGCTATCGCTACCGTTACCGGCGCCGCTCGCGCTCCTCCAGCCGCTCCACCGACCCGTCGCACTCGCGGGACGCTTCGCCGGTGGGCCTGAAGGGGTTCGCAGCGTTACCGTCCACCGATATTTCCATGTACACCCTCAGCCGCGGAGGTGGCGGCGGCGACACGCTGAAGACTCCGCACGGAACGCCACCGATGTACAACTCCGACAGAGAGCCAGACTTCCTACAGGTCCACAACTGCGTCCAGAAAGATGCGAAGGACCGCCGCACCACACCTGTATGAGCGCCCCCTGCAGGTGAGGTGGAGATCGACTCCACAAACAGACGGACTTATTTCTAACACTAATGATGATGAGTTTACAtgttaaaagaaaaattaaaatgcatgaTTTTCTTATCTTCCATAAACTAACAAGTTTTCGACCATGTGATGAGAGAGCGAGACTGACGCTCTTGATATCTCTTTTCTTCATGTTCATTTCATTTTGTTGCACATAAATACTGTGAACCTCCGTGGCCGCTGTGACCGCAGGGAAGAGAAAAACAATCCCACAAACCGGCCGCGATTTATATGTCATTATAAACGTATTAATGATACATGACTATATAAGATACATACATGAATATATGAACATATGTTAATAAACCATACATAATTGACTTCTTATTTCAAGaagacacaaaaaaaacaaaagagcaAATCAGAAGCCAATAAAATCATCATGGATAATAACAGCCGGATTCATGTGGACTCATTTGCATGTGATGAAGGAAGACAAACaaccaaaaaaacatttaaaaatgaccTATTATGGTGTTAAACTGtgtgtttgagcatgaaaaaggtttCCAAAGTCCCTCCAGCAGGAGTTTTTCTCTGTTCCTGAActcctgaaacgcctccatcttgagttttcttcacaatattcctcatttaaataattaatacacagaataaggggcggggcctggttgagttagttagtagtgtgttgaaactggcggttatggtaaggggcgggacatttcccaaacaccaatcacaacacactgctccagccgaccaatcagagcacattgtgcttttcagaaggaaagagacaggaactaaacagagcgttactgacagactgggaagagaggagctgcaacaatggagaatatgaggaaaataatcaacaatcTACTAGAtctcaaaaacaacatcaagaccaCTTTAAGAAGCCAGAGTAGACCTATGAACCACCTCAGGCTGGTTTAAGGTGTATTTTCAGCAGCGTCACAGATTGTGTTCTCAATAAAGGGTTTTCATGTCCAGTATGAAGATGGACACTGAGATCAAACTCTCACTCCCTCTGCTGGCCGTCAGATGAacacacagtgtgtgtgtgtgtgtgtgtgtgtgtgtgtacaggtgTAGCATACTAATGATCATTCAGCAGCTGCAGCATTCAGGATCAGAGATCATGTACGTCTGTGGGATTTTTTTCACCTGTTTTATCGTCCAGCAGGTTAAAGCGGTGCGTCTGATCAATtagtaaataaagtaaataataatCTGTGTATATTGTTATATCTTTGTATAGAGTCCGCGAGCGAATAGCCTTGAAGAACTAAAATAATAACAGCttttttattatgcatttattCTGAATTAAATTTTGCAACACTTTGTATCATGATTATACTAATTTAAAACTAAAACGACAAACTCAAGATTATTTTATAATCAGATTAGTGTGTAAAGATTTCTGATTGTTCACATCAACTGTATATTTCTTTTTGTAACACACACCAGTGCTAGTATTGTtgagtttttaattttatattttctttttcatttgtttttaaagtttgagtaattttgttgttttgtcatatttaatagtttttaaatgtatataaagtttttattcatttttattaccgttattttaaatatattaagttaaactaaatgtaaatgagtGACTgccttatttttaatatttattttttatatcttatttcagttaaagtatttttttaagtaagaaatgttttttatggttttaggtttagttaaccATAGTAACCCTGacacactctctctttctcacacacactcacactctttctcacacactctcacgcacactcactctctcacacacacacacacacacacacacactctctctctctcacacacactcacactctttctcacacactctcacgcacactcactctctcacacacacacacacacactcacaacactctctcacacacactcactctctcacactcacactctctcacacacacacactcactctcacactctcacacacactcacgacacactctctcacacacactctctcacactctcacgcacactcactctctcacacacacactcacactctctcacacacactcacgacacactctctcacacacactcacactctcacacacactcactctctcacactctcacgcacactcactctctcacacacacacactcacgacactcactctcacactcactctctcacacacacacactcacgacactcactctcacactcactctctctcacacacacacacacacacacacacacacactcacgacactcactctctcacactcactctctcacacacactcattctcacacactcactctcacacacacactcacattctcacacactcactctctcacacacacacacactcacgacactcactctcacacacacacactcacgacacactctctcacacacacactcacattctcacacactcactctctcacacacactcacattctcacacactcactctctcacacacacactcacattctcacacactctctctcacacacacacacattctcacacactcactctctcacacacacactcacattctcacacactctctctcacacacacacacattctcacacactcactctctcacacacacactcacattctcacacactctctctcacacacacacacattctcacacactcactcacacactcactctctcacacactcactctcacacactctctcacacactcacattctcacacactcactctctcacactctctcacacacactcactctcacactctcacactcacattctcacacactcactctcacacacacacacacacacactcactctctcacacacactctctctcacacactctcatgCACGCACTCtcacgcactcacacacacacacacacacacacacacacactcacacgcactctcacacactcactctctcacactctctcacacacacgcactctcacacactctttcATGCACAAAATCTCACAcgcactctctcacacacacacacacacacacactcactctctctctctcgctcacacacacacacacacacacacacacacagagaacatGATTGTCACAGATTTCAGAGGAAAGAGGTTTATTTAATTGAGCTCAAAACTCTGAacacaaacatatataaaatattactgtattaaaaTATCATCACACTGATCTGTATAAGATATCGTCAGTACAGATGAACGGGTTAGACGAGACTCTGGATGATCTGAGTCTGATCCTGATAGAGCGAGTGAAACGCTCGAGCCAAACTCAGGAACGGAGCTTCAAACTGTCCGATCTCCTTCTGCcagatgaacacaaacacagagatTAAGTTCactgatgaagatgatgatgaagatgcaGTTGTTTCGACTCACAGCAGACGTCTCGTGATACTCCAGCCCGTGACTCTGAGCCCACGTCTGAGCCGCGGcactgtccacctccctcctggaCGACAGGTCACGCTTATTCCCCACCAGCACAcctgatcacacacacacacacacacacacacacacaatatcacTTTCATCCCACGAGTCCTTAGATGACATCATCCTGCAGCAAATTACATCATTATGGAGGGAAAACGGCATCAGTGAGTTCATCAATGGATCTGATCAATGTTATCTGGTTTGTGTCTCTCTAAAATCTTCATCCTTTCAGAACAAATGACGAGTGATGATTACTTTTACATTAATCCTGTGAAGTGTGCAGTGtgtgtgacctctgacctggcACCTGCAGCCCGTCACAGTGCGATCGGAGCCTGTCGATCCAGCGGCCGCAGCTGGTGAACGAGGCTTCGCTGCTGATGTCAAACACCACACACATCACCGACGGCTGACtccactaacacacacacacacacacacatcattgGACACACATCAGGGTCACATGGGCCATGCTTGGGCGGTTCTATTAAACTCACCATGTTCTCACAGGCGTCTGCAAACGGCTCCCGTCCCGCTGAATCATAGATGTACAACTCCTGAGTGTGAGGAAACACACcgccaatcaatcaatcaatcaatgagCAGGtaagatatgtgtgtgtgtttatgtgagtgtttatctgtgagtgtgtgtgtatatatgagACTGTTTGTGAGTGTGCAAAATTCAGAGGGGCTTGCAATTTTCCTAAACTGCCGCATATGGAACAAGTGAAGGAGAcgctgaatgaaaatgtattcgATAATATTTCCAGGGTCACCCCTAAAAACAGCATTCAACTACTTTACCTTTCTGACACTGCTTGTGTACTGATTGATTACATTCAAACTTtattgcactttaatctgtttgaaacattgGTTTGCTTTATACATTGTGTGTATTCTTCAAAAGGCCACTGTTATATTTGAGGTTCTTTTTTGTTGTATTATAAAAATACTAATCAACCCTGTAAAGCTTGAAATAATATAATAGTCAGAAAATAATTACTGTTTTAAACGTTTTGTCATATAATTGATGCACCAGGATTTTATGGCCCATAAAGTATGATATGGTGAGAGTATGGAGGGGGAAAACAGCTTAACTTTATTCAGAGGccaaaactgagcaaaaattgCAGTTTACTGCAGttgttatttataaaaatgtaaatcaaaAATGTACAGCAGActaatataaaaatgcatataaatataatttgtcaCTATATCTCTTATAATATGTCTTGGTAAGAAGatatgcttagttttatgatgaaAGATCAATAATTTTTATTGTGGGGGGCaaaacacaatgcaatgcaacatgcatacaatgatgattgatagatgaacaaataaatattcCTCAAAGCCtgttgtatcatatttgatacataaaatatacaaaattgattgataaaatatacaaaaaattctAAATGACAACCATGCCCCCATAGtttcacaaaatcctgtgggaaacactgcaatgtaacattttataattttttttgtttgttttatttggtgttacatatgaaataaaattatattttaggtTATTATCAGTGTTCTCCTTTTTAAAATTACAGAGCCCAGTGGTTCTTGAGCtcagaaaagtaataaaaatgttagaaaAATATTGACTCTGGTGTATTTTCACTAAAAAACGACACAAGAAATGCCGCAAATATTGCCGCAAATTTTGAGAAAAGCCAGAGCAAAATTAGTCATTTTAGGCTGCAGAAATCAGAAAAAAGTCCCGCGAAATCCTGGAGGGATtgatatgagtgtgtgtgtgtgtgtgtgtgtgtgtgtgtgtgtgtgtgtgtgtgtgtgtgtaccacAGTATCACTGGTGTCAGGGATGGACACTGATTTCTCCAGCAGCTCCACACCAACATTCTGCAAAAAACATAATTCTGaccatcaatcaatcaatgacattatcattggactttatatttattcactgatgtgtgtgtatgtgtgtgtgtgtgtgtgtgtgttcttacCATGGTGTAGTTCTTCTGAAAGACAGCACCATCACTGCGAAACATCTGACACAGTGTGCTCTTCCCTACAGCAGCATctcctgaaaacacacacacacacgaaaaacacacaaaatcagTGAACACGTGATCTATTTACT contains the following coding sequences:
- the LOC125274423 gene encoding voltage-dependent calcium channel gamma-2 subunit-like; this translates as MGVFERGVQMLLTTVGAFAAFSLMTIAVGTDYWLYSRGVCKIKTTNENETSKKNEEVMTHSGLWRTCCLEGNFRGMCKHIEHFPEDADYEADASEYFLRAVRASSIFPILSVILLFMGGLCVAASEFQKSRHNIILSAGIFFVSAGLSNIIGIIVYISANAGDPSKSDSKKNSYSYGWSFYFGALSFIMAEMVGVLAVHMFIDRHRELRAARARTGVGDYLQGSAITRIPSYRYRYRRRSRSSSRSTDPSHSRDASPVGLKGFAALPSTDISMYTLSRGGGGGDTLKTPHGTPPMYNSDREPDFLQVHNCVQKDAKDRRTTPV
- the ift27 gene encoding intraflagellar transport protein 27 homolog; the protein is MVKLRARCVVVGDAAVGKSTLCQMFRSDGAVFQKNYTMNVGVELLEKSVSIPDTSDTVELYIYDSAGREPFADACENMWSQPSVMCVVFDISSEASFTSCGRWIDRLRSHCDGLQVPGVLVGNKRDLSSRREVDSAAAQTWAQSHGLEYHETSAKEIGQFEAPFLSLARAFHSLYQDQTQIIQSLV